One Hypanus sabinus isolate sHypSab1 chromosome 4, sHypSab1.hap1, whole genome shotgun sequence genomic region harbors:
- the LOC132392449 gene encoding actin-related protein 3: protein MAGRLPACVVDCGTGYTKLGYAGNTEPQFIIPSCIAIKESAKVGDQAQRRVMKGVDDLDFFIGDEAIDKPTYATKWPIRHGIVEDWDLMERFMEQVIFKYLRAEPEDHYFLLTEPPLNTPENREYTAEIMFESFNVPGLYIAVQAVLALAASWTSRQVGERTLTGTVIDSGDGVTHVIPVAEGYVIGSCIKHIPIAGRDITYFIQQLLRDREVGIPPEQSLETAKAVKERFSYVCPDLVKEFSKYDTDGTKWIKQYTGVNAISKKEFTIDVGYERFLGPEIFFHPEFANPDFTQPISEVVDEVIQNCPIDVRRPLYKNVVLSGGSTMFRDFGRRLQRDLKRTVDARLKLSEELSGGKLKPKPIDVQVITHHMQRYAVWFGGSMLASTPEFYQVCHTKKDYEEIGPSICRHNPVFGVMS from the exons CTACACCAAGCTTGGTTATGCTGGGAATACAGAGCCACAGTTCATCATTCCATCAT GTATTGCAATCAAGGAATCTGCAAAGGTTGGTGACCAGGCGCAAAGGAGGGTGATGAAAGGAGTTGATGATTTGGATTTCTTCATAGGGGATGAAGCAATAGACAAACCTACTTATGCAACAAAG TGGCCTATTCGTCATGGCATTGTTGaagactgggatctgatggagaGATTTATGGAACAGGTTATTTTTAAATACCTTAGGGCAGAACCAGAAGACCATTATTTTCTTTTG ACTGAGCCTCCATTAAATACACCTGAAAATAGAGAATATACTGCTGAGATTATGTTTGAATCTTTCAACGTACCAGGTCTTTACATCGCtgtccag GCTGTCCTTGCCTTAGCTGCCTCATGGACGTCTCGACAAGTTGGTGAGCGAACATTGACTGGAACGGTTATTGATAGTGGGGATGGTGTCACTCATGTTATTCCAGTG GCTGAAGGTTATGTGATTGGTAGCTGCATTAAGCACATTCCTATTGCTGGTCGAGATATTACATACTTCATCCAGCAACTTTTGAGAGATCGAGAAGTGGGTATACCCCCGGAACAGTCCCTGGAAACTGCAAAGGCTGTAAAG GAACGCTTCAGTTATGTCTGCCCAGACTTGGTGAAAGAGTTCAGCAAATATGACACAGATGGTACCAAATGGATCAAACAATATACTGGAGTCAATGCCATCTCTAAGAAGGAATTTACCATTGATGTAGGCTATGAGCGATTTTTGGGCCCTGAAATTTTCTTTCACCCAGAG TTTGCGAATCCTGATTTCACACAGCCCATTTCAGAAGTAGTTGATGAAGTTATTCAGAACTGCCCTATTGATGTTAGACGTCCACTGTATAAG AATGTTGTCCTCTCTGGTGGCTCAACCATGTTTAGAGATTTTGGACGCCGTTTACAACGGGACCTAAAGCGGACAGTAGATGCCAGGCTCAAACTTAGTGAAGAATTGAGTGGTGGAAAACTAAAG CCTAAACCAATTGATGTTCAAGTGATCACACACCACATGCAGCGATATGCAGTTTGGTTTGGAGGGTCCATGCTAGCATCCACT ccgGAGTTCTACCAGGTATGCCACACCAAAAAAGATTATGAGGAGATTGGCCCCAGCATTTGTCGCCATAACCCTGTCTTTGGAGTCATGTCTTAA